From the genome of Muricauda sp. SCSIO 64092, one region includes:
- a CDS encoding peroxiredoxin family protein, whose product MKYRILALLVLVFMASCQKEPEKGLLLGEWRGEMQVSKDQRLPFNFVVSKDAEGSFFLEIHNADEVIVVDGISMEQDSIIIRMPVFEGYIAGTFSDTTINGLFIKESLERYVPFMASYGEPERFTTISKAKVDVSGIWETHFDFDTEEPYPAKGIFYQSGNTLTGTFRTTTGDYRYLEGVVDGDSLKLSAFDGAHVFLFIAKVTDSTMDGTFFSGNHSVESFKAKRNAAFELPDANSLTYLKEGYGKFEFSFPDVSGKMVSLSDERFQDKVVLVQIMGTWCPNCLDETRFYVDYLRKNPHPRLEFVALAFEYAKTEEKAFEGIERLKNNVGVEYPVLLAQVGTSSKTKANEKLPMLNHVLSYPTTIYIDRKGEVRKIHTGFNGPATGDKHLEFQQEFSETLEGLLGE is encoded by the coding sequence ATGAAGTATAGAATTTTGGCCCTACTTGTACTGGTCTTTATGGCCTCATGCCAGAAAGAACCAGAAAAAGGGTTGTTGTTGGGGGAGTGGAGAGGCGAAATGCAGGTTTCCAAGGACCAGAGACTGCCCTTTAATTTTGTGGTTTCCAAAGATGCCGAAGGGAGCTTTTTCCTGGAAATACACAATGCCGATGAAGTCATTGTTGTGGATGGGATTTCCATGGAACAGGATTCCATAATCATAAGAATGCCGGTATTTGAGGGCTATATTGCCGGAACTTTTTCAGATACGACCATCAATGGCCTGTTTATCAAGGAAAGTTTGGAACGATATGTCCCTTTTATGGCATCATATGGCGAGCCTGAAAGATTTACCACTATTTCCAAGGCCAAAGTGGATGTCTCCGGTATTTGGGAGACCCATTTTGATTTTGATACCGAAGAACCGTATCCGGCAAAGGGAATATTTTACCAATCAGGAAACACACTTACCGGAACCTTTAGGACCACCACCGGGGATTACCGTTATTTGGAGGGTGTCGTGGATGGTGATTCCCTTAAGCTATCGGCCTTTGATGGTGCCCATGTGTTCCTGTTCATTGCCAAGGTAACGGACAGTACCATGGATGGAACCTTTTTTTCAGGAAATCATTCCGTGGAGAGTTTTAAGGCGAAGCGGAACGCAGCTTTTGAATTGCCCGATGCCAATAGCCTAACCTACCTGAAAGAGGGATATGGGAAGTTTGAATTTTCCTTTCCGGACGTTTCGGGAAAGATGGTTTCCCTAAGCGATGAAAGGTTCCAGGATAAGGTGGTCTTGGTCCAGATTATGGGTACGTGGTGTCCCAACTGTCTGGATGAAACCAGATTCTATGTCGATTATCTTAGGAAGAATCCACATCCCAGGTTGGAGTTTGTGGCTTTGGCCTTTGAATATGCAAAGACCGAAGAAAAGGCGTTTGAGGGAATTGAAAGATTAAAGAACAATGTGGGTGTGGAGTACCCTGTGCTTTTGGCCCAGGTGGGGACCAGTAGTAAGACCAAGGCCAACGAAAAATTGCCCATGCTCAATCATGTACTGTCCTATCCCACTACTATCTACATTGATAGAAAGGGGGAAGTACGCAAAATACATACGGGATTCAATGGTCCGGCCACCGGAGATAAACATTTGGAGTTTCAACAGGAGTTTTCGGAAACCTTGGAGGGATTGCTTGGGGAATAA
- the leuB gene encoding 3-isopropylmalate dehydrogenase: MNLNIALLPGDGIGPEVLEQGVRCLEAVEEAFGHHFVFKEAPVGAIAIDKTGTPLPNSTLQLCKNADAVLFGAIGDPKYDNDPNSEVRPVHGLLQLRKELGLFANIRPVKVFPSLIDRSPLKKERITGTDFTIYRELTGGIYFGEKKLSEDGTVASDLCEYSEKEISRIAHMAFKAARNRKNKLTLVDKANVLESSRLWRKTVTKIGESYPDVGLDFLFVDNAAMQIIINPSQFDVILTENMFGDIISDEGSVIGGSIGLLASASIGEENALFEPIHGSYPQTKGQNIANPIASILSVAMLLEHFQLFEEAMAVREAVDKSLQKGIMTPDLDPKSKYGTNHVGDFIANGIVDDDHRLNMNDENIGLGKSTII, translated from the coding sequence ATGAATTTGAATATCGCATTGTTACCCGGAGATGGAATAGGCCCGGAAGTATTGGAACAAGGGGTGAGATGTCTGGAAGCCGTTGAAGAAGCTTTTGGCCATCACTTTGTATTTAAAGAGGCCCCAGTAGGTGCCATTGCCATTGATAAAACCGGAACACCTTTACCCAATAGCACCTTACAACTCTGTAAAAATGCCGATGCCGTTCTTTTTGGTGCAATTGGGGACCCTAAATATGACAATGATCCAAATTCCGAGGTACGACCGGTACATGGATTGCTCCAATTAAGAAAAGAGCTGGGACTGTTTGCCAATATCCGACCTGTAAAGGTATTCCCATCCCTAATCGATCGGTCCCCTTTAAAAAAGGAACGGATTACAGGAACGGATTTCACGATCTACAGGGAATTGACGGGGGGTATTTATTTTGGGGAAAAGAAGTTGAGTGAAGATGGTACCGTAGCCTCCGATCTATGTGAGTATTCTGAAAAGGAAATCAGCAGAATTGCCCATATGGCCTTCAAAGCAGCTAGAAATCGTAAAAATAAACTCACTCTTGTGGACAAGGCCAATGTGCTTGAGTCATCAAGACTTTGGCGTAAAACGGTCACAAAAATTGGTGAAAGCTACCCAGATGTGGGGTTGGATTTCCTTTTTGTGGATAACGCTGCCATGCAAATTATCATTAACCCAAGCCAGTTTGACGTTATTTTGACAGAAAATATGTTCGGGGACATTATTTCGGACGAAGGTAGTGTCATTGGTGGATCCATAGGGCTGCTGGCTTCGGCATCCATTGGTGAGGAAAACGCCCTATTTGAACCCATACACGGTTCTTATCCCCAAACCAAGGGTCAAAATATTGCAAATCCGATAGCCTCCATTCTATCAGTGGCGATGCTTTTGGAGCATTTTCAACTTTTTGAGGAAGCTATGGCCGTTAGGGAAGCTGTGGACAAATCACTCCAAAAAGGAATCATGACCCCGGACCTGGATCCCAAGAGCAAATACGGAACCAATCATGTTGGTGATTTTATTGCCAATGGCATTGTAGACGATGATCATCGGTTGAACATGAACGATGAAAATATTGGACTGGGGAAATCAACTATTATTTGA
- a CDS encoding 2-isopropylmalate synthase, whose protein sequence is MGKDKVHIFDTTLRDGEQVPGCKLDTKQKLIIAERLDELGVDIIEAGFPISSPGDFNSVSEIAKLVKNATVCGLTRSVRKDIEVAAEAIKSAKRPRIHTGIGTSDSHITHKFKSNREDILERAVAAVKYAKSFVEDVEFYAEDAGRTDNDYLARVCEAVIKAGATVLNIPDTTGYCLPEEYGAKMKYLKENVKGIEKAILSCHCHNDLGLATANSISGVINGARQIECTINGIGERAGNTSLEEVVMIMRQHPYLNLDTNINSKLLYDTSLMVSDKMGMVVQPNKAIVGSNAFAHSSGIHQDGVIKNRETYEIMDPHDVGVNESSIVLTARSGRAALAYRAKNVGYELTKNQLDVVYENFLKFADRKKEILDTDIHKIVETSNISISTFT, encoded by the coding sequence ATGGGTAAAGATAAGGTACATATTTTTGACACCACACTTAGGGATGGCGAACAAGTGCCAGGCTGCAAATTGGACACCAAACAAAAATTGATCATTGCAGAACGATTGGACGAACTGGGGGTGGATATTATTGAAGCGGGATTTCCCATATCGAGTCCCGGTGATTTCAATTCGGTCAGTGAAATTGCCAAATTGGTCAAAAACGCCACCGTATGTGGACTTACCCGTTCCGTGAGGAAAGATATTGAAGTTGCTGCTGAGGCCATAAAATCTGCCAAGAGGCCCAGGATACATACGGGCATAGGTACTTCGGACTCCCACATTACCCATAAATTCAAAAGTAATCGGGAAGATATTTTGGAAAGGGCGGTAGCTGCAGTGAAATATGCGAAAAGTTTTGTGGAGGATGTTGAGTTTTATGCGGAAGACGCCGGGAGAACGGACAATGACTATCTGGCAAGGGTCTGCGAGGCGGTCATCAAGGCCGGGGCCACTGTCCTGAACATTCCGGACACCACAGGCTATTGCCTGCCGGAGGAATACGGTGCCAAAATGAAATATTTAAAGGAAAACGTAAAGGGCATTGAGAAGGCAATCCTCTCTTGCCATTGCCATAATGATCTGGGTTTGGCCACGGCCAATTCCATTTCCGGAGTGATCAATGGTGCGCGTCAAATTGAGTGTACCATCAACGGAATTGGAGAACGTGCGGGGAATACTTCCTTGGAGGAAGTGGTCATGATCATGCGCCAACATCCGTATTTGAACCTGGACACCAACATCAACAGCAAATTATTGTATGATACCAGTTTAATGGTTTCCGATAAAATGGGAATGGTGGTGCAGCCGAACAAGGCCATAGTGGGCTCCAATGCTTTTGCGCACAGCTCGGGAATTCATCAGGATGGGGTCATCAAAAACAGGGAAACCTATGAAATCATGGACCCCCATGATGTTGGGGTCAACGAATCCTCCATTGTACTTACCGCAAGGAGCGGTAGGGCAGCTTTGGCCTACAGGGCAAAAAATGTAGGCTACGAGTTGACCAAGAACCAATTGGACGTGGTCTATGAAAATTTCTTGAAATTCGCCGATCGAAAAAAAGAAATCCTGGATACTGACATCCATAAAATTGTGGAGACCAGTAATATCAGTATTTCCACATTCACCTAA